From the Manihot esculenta cultivar AM560-2 chromosome 3, M.esculenta_v8, whole genome shotgun sequence genome, one window contains:
- the LOC110610816 gene encoding probable L-type lectin-domain containing receptor kinase S.5: MGIQIPITYWISLVILSKLVFLASASAFASASASAAEQTKFTYPSFPKENSNFLKLEGNSSIYNEALQLTPESLNEAFYRTHINKSGRIFYPQPFRLWSSSSASILASFNTNFVINIYRKSEWEAGHGLTFLIAPNSSIPLHSHGQWLGLTNSSTDSNPENHFVAIEFDTQKQDDVDDLDGDHIGIDVNSIRSEKTVSLDKYNLTLSPPPPGANYSIWVDYNGTNKIMQVYIAKEGNSKPEEPALSHNIDLKQHLKQDSYFGFSASTGDPQIELNCVLKWDFQIDKIPEDEDEKSWWKIVVGAGVPAATVAIITVVYGFVRKRRQSSSSSASSRSGAAGGAEEFGKLKWLPGMPREFKYKELKKATNNFHESMKLGEGGFGIVYKGVLHENSSEDIAVKKFSRDSIKGKDDFLAELTIIHRLRHKNLVRLVGWCYEKGKLLLVYDFMPNGSLEKHLYDASLPETLNWSRRHKVLEGTASALHYLHNEYDQKVIHRDLKASNILLDKDFNARLGDFGLARALENERNSYAELGLGGVAGTMGYVAPECFHTGRATPESDVFGFGAVVLEVVCGKGPGTKIHHNQHLYSLVDWVWMLHREGRIQEAVDERLKNEFVESEAKSLLLMGLACSHPIDSERPKTQAIVQIICGALPAPQVPPFKPVFTWPSMNDTGNFDSSLSGISLSSQSSGRTKSLTMLQRTSSNLPV; this comes from the exons ATGGGTATACAAATTCCAATTACTTATTGGATTTCACTGGTAATCCTCTCCAAGCTGGTGTTTCTAGCTTCAGCGTCTGcgtttgcttctgcttctgcttctgctgcTGAGCAAACTAAATTCACATATCCAAGTTTTCCCAAGGAGAATTCGAATTTCTTGAAGCTTGAAGGCAATTCTTCCATCTACAACGAAGCTCTTCAACTGACTCCTGAGTCTCTCAACGAAGCTTTCTATCGGACCCACATCAACAAGTCCGGCAGAATCTTTTATCCTCAACCTTTCAGGCTCTGGTCTTCATCGTCTGCTTCAATATTGGCCTCCTTCAACACTAACTTCGTCATCAACATTTACAGGAAATCAGAATGGGAAGCAGGCCATGGCTTGACTTTTCTTATAGCTCCAAATTCCAGCATTCCATTACACAGCCATGGTCAATGGCTTGGCCTCACAAATTCTTCCACAGATTCTAACCCTGAAAACCACTTTGTAGCAATAGAATTCGATACCCAGAAGCAAGATGATGTTGATGATTTAGATGGAGATCATATTGGGATTGATGTCAACTCCATCAGATCAGAAAAAACAGTCTCCCTTGATAAATACAATCTCACACTGTCTCCTCCACCTCCAGGTGCTAATTACAGCATCTGGGTTGATTACAATGGCACCAACAAAATCATGCAGGTTTACATTGCTAAAGAAGGAAATTCAAAGCCAGAAGAGCCTGCTTTAAGCCACAACATAGATCTGAAACAGCACCTGAAACAAGATTCTTATTTCGGGTTTTCGGCTTCAACAGGCGATCCACAGATTGAATTGAACTGTGTGCTGAAATGGGATTTTCAGATAGATAAAATCcctgaagatgaagatgaaaaATCATGGTGGAAGATTGTTGTTGGAGCTGGCGTTCCAGCAGCAACTGTAGCAATTATAACAGTTGTATATGGATTTGTGAGAAAGAGGAgacaatcatcatcatcatcagctTCTTCAAGATCAGGAGCTGCAGGTGGAGCAGAAGAATTTGGAAAGCTGAAATGGTTGCCTGGAATGCCGAGGGAATTCAAGTACAAAGAATTGAAAAAGGCTACCAATAATTTCCATGAAAGTATGAAGCTTGGAGAAGGAGGATTTGGGATAGTTTATAAAGGTGTGCTCCATGAAAATAGCAGTGAAGATATTGCTGTGAAGAAATTTTCCAGAGATAGTATTAAAGGAAAAGATGATTTTCTTGCTGAACTCACCATCATTCATCGTCTTCGCCACAAGAATCTTGTTCGTTTAGTAG GATGGTGCTATGAGAAGGGGAAGCTTCTTCTAGTTTATGATTTTATGCCAAACGGCAGCCTGGAGAAGCATCTCTACGATGCTTCACTGCCGGAAACGCTGAACTGGAGTCGGCGACACAAGGTGCTGGAAGGAACAGCATCTGCATTACATTACCTCCACAATGAATATGATCAAAAGGTCATTCACAGAGATCTCAAAGCCAGCAACATCCTCCTTGACAAGGACTTCAACGCTCGGCTAGGTGATTTCGGCCTTGCCAGAGCCCTGGAGAATGAAAGAAACTCTTACGCTGAGCTAGGACTCGGCGGAGTTGCAGGCACAATGGGCTACGTTGCTCCAGAATGCTTCCACACAGGAAGGGCTACGCCTGAATCTGACGTATTTGGCTTTGGGGCTGTGGTCCTCGAAGTTGTGTGCGGCAAAGGTCCTGGAACCAAGATCCATCACAATCAACATCTGTATTCGTTGGTGGATTGGGTCTGGATGCTCCACCGTGAAGGGCGGATTCAAGAGGCTGTTGATGAAAGACTCAAGAATGAGTTTGTGGAAAGCGAAGCGAAGAGCCTGTTACTTATGGGGTTGGCTTGTTCACATCCTATAGACAGTGAAAGGCCTAAAACGCAGGCCATTGTTCAGATTATATGTGGAGCTTTGCCTGCGCCTCAAGTTCCTCCATTTAAGCCTGTCTTCACTTGGCCTTCCATGAATGACACTGGCAACTTCGACAGTTCCCTCTCTGGAATCTCACTTTCTTCTCAAAGTAGTGGCAGAACAAAAAGTCTGACAATGTTGCAGAGGACATCATCTAATCTCCCAGTGTAA
- the LOC122723283 gene encoding uncharacterized protein LOC122723283 → MNRITKLKESSVTWIEDEQEIKNHVLHYFQSIFYGGSMDCEQVFELVLLLISDADNADLCAPFSNEEFRATLFQMHPDNALGPDGLNPVFYQRFWHLIGNDVSDGCRLWLQQCIFPSLSETLIVLIPKMDSPETVKNFRPIALCNVLYKIVAKVLANKFKRVLLMIISKNQSAFIPHRLITDNIIVAFEMIHNMKINKGRNYGNCALKIDISKAYDMVEWEFLKGMLERFGFSTQWIRGLRQGILFLRISIWCVRKAYRYYLKMLNLGAGCKAVGQVLNEADNIKSILNTYAAAFGQVVNFNKSSIFFSPNIVSSVRSNISNILDVHSPLRVFKAKYFPNGDLFSVNVSNGANFVWKSVMASRELIRRVTRWRVDNGEKVLVASAPWISKEDIFFADDGPDFIEPHLCVCDLFEGNGRVWNIAFLMKLFSPRDFRAIISIPISITNKEDSFLWHFDKRGVYTVKSAYFMYMDLLGRSSFNVGGELWTSLWNVSVPPKVKNFCWRVCRNILPTKDNLRQKGWMLDVLGAMKMKVSIIFCCIVMCPRKFGG, encoded by the exons ATGAACCGTATTACTAAATTAAAGGAGTCCTCGGTTACCTGGATTGAGGATGAGcaggaaattaaaaatcatgttCTGCATTATTTTCAGTCTATTTTTTATGGCGGTTCTATGGATTGTGAACAGGTTTTTGAGTTGGTGCTGCTCTTGATTAGTGATGCCGATAATGCTGATCTTTGTGCTCCCTTTTCTAATGAAGAATTTAGAGCTACTCTTTTTCAGATGCATCCAGACAATGCACTTGGGCCGGATGGGTTAAATCCTGTATTTTACCAGAGATTTTGGCACTTGATTGGCAATGATGTTTCCGATGGTTGTCGCCTATGGCTTCAACAATGTATTTTTCCTTCTCTTTCTGAAACATTGATTGTTTTGATCCCTAAAATGGATAGTCCTGAAACTGTTAAAAACTTTCGTCCAATTGCGTTATGTAATGTGTTATATAAGATTGTGGCTAAAGTTTTAgcgaataaatttaaaagggtCCTTCTTATGATTATCTCTAAGAATCAGTCTGCCTTTATCCCTCATCGGTTGATTACCGATAATATTATAGTTGCGTTTGAAATGATTcacaatatgaaaattaataaggGTAGAAATTATGGTAATTGTGcacttaaaattgatatttctaaGGCTTATGATATGGTAGAGTGGGAGTTTCTAAAAGGCATGCTGGAACGATTTGGTTTTTCTACTCAATGGATTAG AGGTCTTCGACAGGGGATCCTATTTCTCCGTATCTCTATTTGGTGTGTGCGGAAGGCTTATCGTTACTACTTAAAGATGCTGAATCTAGGGGCTGGTTGCAAGGCTGTAGGGCAGGT ACTGAATGAAGCAGATAATATTAAATCTATTCTCAATACCTATGCGGCTGCTTTTGGACAAGTGGTGAACTTTAACAAATCTAGCATTTTCTTCAGTCCCAATATAGTCTCCTCTGTAAGGTCTAATATCAGTAATATCCTGGATGTTCATTCACCATTGAG AGTGTTTAAAGCAAAGTACTTTCCAAATGGTGATTTATTTTCCGTCAATGTAAGTAATGGTGCTAACTTTGTTTGGAAAAGTGTGATGGCATCAAGGGAGTTGATTCGAAGGGTTACAAGGTGGAGAGTGGATAATGGAGAGAAGGTTTTAGTGGCTTCAGCTCCTTGGATTTCTAAGGAGGATATTTTTTTTGCAGATGATGGCCCCGATTTTATTGAACCACATTTGTGTGTTTGTGATCTTTTTGAAGGTAATGGGAGGGTTTGGAACATTGCTTTTTTAATGAAGCTTTTTTCTCCAAGAGATTTCAGGGCTATTATTAGTATTCCTATTAGTATTACCAATAAGGAAGATTCCTTCTTGTGGCACTTTGATAAAAGAGGTGTGTATACGGTGAAGTCCGCATACTTTATGTATATGGACTTGCTAGGAAGATCATCTTTTAATGTGGGGGGTGAGTTATGGACTAGTTTATGGAATGTTTCGGTTCCTCCAAAAGTGAAGAATTTCTGTTGGAGAGTTTGTAGAAATATATTGCCTACAAAGGATAATTTAAGGCAAAAGGGGTGGATGCTAGATGTTCTTGGTGCCATGAAGATGAAAGTGTCAATCATATTTTGTTGCATTGTCATGTGTCCAAGAAAGTTTGGAGGTTAG
- the LOC110611561 gene encoding uncharacterized protein LOC110611561 produces MVGFVQIPTVGSFFTWEKDRESNNLVREKLDRALATEDWAHKFTNVVCSVIHVPRSDHKSLVINIAPKDNRGDRRRFRFDNAWLCDKGLVEVVKGAWVNSIPCNLLMKRDDLVSALSLWGKSRNREFWQKKKIIQRLLDNSPNTISHASLKEDWNHLLE; encoded by the coding sequence ATGGTTGGCTTTGTTCAAATACCCACTGTTGGCTCTTTCTTCACATGGGAGAAGGACAGAGAGTCGAATAATCTGGTTAGAGAGAAGCTTGATAGAGCCCTTGCTACTGAGGATTGGGCTCATAAATTCACTAATGTTGTCTGCTCGGTTATTCATGTTCCTAGATCGGATCACAAATCGTTGGTGATTAATATAGCTCCTAAGGATAATAGGGGAGATAGAAGGAGATTTCGATTtgataatgcatggttatgtgatAAGGGTCTGGTTGAGGTTGTTAAAGGAGCATGGGTTAATTCTATACCATGCAACCTTTTGATGAAACGTGATGATTTAGTTTCTGCTCTTTCGTTGTGGGGTAAGAGTAGAAATAGAGAGTTTtggcaaaagaagaagattatACAAAGATTATTGGATAATAGTCCCAATACTATTTCTCACGCCTCTTTAAAGGAAGATTGGAATCATCTCCTTGAGTAG